In Cyanobium sp. ATX 6F1, the following are encoded in one genomic region:
- a CDS encoding N2,N2-dimethylguanosine tRNA methyltransferase, which yields MVTWSAIAIGSSHYCEAAVRVRTGGGFFRPESRPSRDLGVLLARQLRAERGRLRVLDLMAGCGIRALRYGIEAGAEVVWANDADGDRLPLLEANLAPLGSGEGAGEGAGATADREPVRCSALTAQQLLAGCLLERRRFELVDLDGFGCPTVLLPLALEAVAFDGALYVASTDGRSPTGHDRPAAIRSLGAAARAHPASWELALRLQLGVIARTAWAMGRGVRPLFSFSEGRTFRTAVQLRRRPAPGEEANLGLVAHCHGCGDQQVQSLLSLRGWGACDCGSAQATQTPLEQTRWAISGPLWIGPLQDLPTLGAMEAGEQAVIAAGGEASLGSEGARLLRALSADPGLPARCWPLALIARRLGSGPPRLAELVAALRGDGWEARASAVMAAQIRSDAPWPRLLELARSLELARSLELARKPVTKPLTGDSGAPGEPSGR from the coding sequence GTGGTCACTTGGTCGGCCATCGCGATCGGAAGCTCTCACTATTGCGAAGCCGCCGTGCGGGTGCGTACCGGAGGCGGCTTCTTCCGGCCCGAGTCGCGTCCGTCGCGGGATCTGGGCGTGCTCCTGGCCCGGCAACTGCGGGCCGAGCGGGGGCGCCTCCGGGTGCTCGATCTGATGGCGGGCTGCGGCATTCGCGCCCTGCGCTACGGGATCGAAGCCGGGGCAGAGGTGGTCTGGGCCAACGACGCCGACGGCGATCGCCTGCCGCTGCTGGAGGCCAACCTGGCCCCGTTGGGCAGCGGTGAAGGCGCCGGTGAAGGAGCCGGCGCCACGGCCGATCGGGAGCCGGTCCGCTGCTCGGCCCTCACCGCCCAGCAGCTGCTGGCGGGTTGCCTGCTGGAGCGGCGCCGCTTCGAGCTGGTGGATCTCGATGGGTTCGGCTGCCCCACGGTCCTGTTGCCCCTGGCCCTGGAGGCGGTGGCCTTCGATGGGGCGCTGTATGTGGCCAGCACCGATGGCCGCTCCCCCACCGGCCACGACCGGCCGGCGGCGATCCGTTCGCTCGGGGCGGCGGCCCGGGCCCATCCCGCCAGCTGGGAGCTGGCCCTGCGCCTGCAGCTGGGGGTGATCGCCCGCACCGCCTGGGCCATGGGCCGGGGGGTGCGGCCGTTGTTCTCGTTCAGTGAGGGCCGCACCTTTCGCACCGCCGTGCAGCTCAGGCGACGGCCAGCGCCGGGAGAGGAGGCGAACCTGGGCCTGGTGGCCCACTGCCATGGCTGCGGCGATCAACAGGTGCAGAGCCTGCTGAGCCTGCGGGGCTGGGGGGCCTGCGACTGCGGGAGCGCGCAGGCGACCCAGACCCCTTTGGAGCAGACCCGCTGGGCCATCAGTGGACCGCTCTGGATCGGCCCCCTGCAGGATCTCCCCACCCTGGGGGCGATGGAGGCGGGCGAACAGGCGGTGATCGCCGCTGGAGGGGAGGCCAGCCTGGGGAGCGAGGGCGCCCGGTTGCTGCGCGCCCTGAGCGCCGACCCTGGCCTGCCGGCCCGCTGCTGGCCCCTGGCGCTGATCGCCCGGCGGCTGGGCAGCGGCCCCCCGCGGCTGGCGGAGCTGGTGGCGGCCCTCCGGGGCGACGGCTGGGAGGCCCGGGCCAGCGCCGTGATGGCGGCCCAGATCCGCAGCGACGCCCCCTGGCCACGGCTGTTGGAGCTGGCTCGCTCGTTGGAGCTGGCTCGCTCGTTGGAGCTGGCTCGCAAGCCCGTGACAAAGCCCCTTACGGGCGATTCAGGGGCGCCTGGCGAGCCGTCGGGACGCTAG
- the petM gene encoding cytochrome b6-f complex subunit PetM, with protein MASEIFGIVAVFFVLIPVGLAGGALLLKLQKD; from the coding sequence ATGGCCTCTGAAATCTTCGGCATCGTGGCGGTCTTCTTCGTGCTGATTCCCGTTGGGCTGGCGGGCGGCGCCCTGCTGCTCAAGCTCCAGAAGGACTGA
- a CDS encoding NAD(P)H-binding protein: MKVLVVGGTGTLGRQIARHAIDQGHQVRCVVRAPRKAHFLQEWGCELTRGDLLEPASLDYALEGQEAVIDAATARPTDTASNQTIDWEGKLNLLRACDRAGVKRFVFLSLLGAAQHPAVPLMEIKACTEQLLEQSDFDYTILRGAAFMQGVIGQFAIPVLESQTVWVSGTPTPIAYMNTQDVARFAVAALGRSETVRRAFPVVGPKAWNTGEIVQLCEQLSGRSARVFRVRPVLIQLMQALASFFEPGVNVAERLAFAEVTGGGEPLDAPMEESYAAFGLDAAETTRLEDYLKEYFDRILKRLKEMDADLDKSAKKKLPF; encoded by the coding sequence ATGAAGGTTCTGGTAGTCGGTGGAACGGGCACCCTCGGCCGCCAGATCGCCCGCCATGCCATTGATCAGGGCCACCAGGTGCGCTGCGTTGTGCGCGCGCCCCGCAAGGCTCACTTCCTGCAGGAGTGGGGCTGCGAACTGACCCGCGGCGACCTGCTCGAACCCGCCAGCCTCGACTACGCCCTCGAGGGCCAGGAGGCGGTGATCGACGCCGCCACGGCCCGCCCCACCGACACCGCCTCGAACCAGACGATCGACTGGGAGGGCAAGCTCAACCTGCTGCGCGCCTGCGACCGGGCCGGCGTCAAGCGCTTTGTGTTCCTTTCGCTGCTGGGGGCCGCGCAGCACCCGGCCGTGCCGCTGATGGAGATCAAGGCCTGCACCGAGCAGCTCCTGGAGCAGTCCGATTTCGACTACACGATCCTGCGCGGCGCCGCCTTCATGCAGGGGGTGATCGGCCAGTTCGCGATCCCGGTGCTCGAAAGCCAGACCGTCTGGGTGAGCGGCACGCCCACACCGATCGCCTACATGAACACCCAGGACGTGGCCCGCTTCGCCGTGGCCGCCCTGGGGCGCAGCGAAACCGTGCGTCGCGCGTTCCCGGTGGTGGGGCCGAAGGCCTGGAACACCGGTGAGATCGTGCAGCTCTGCGAGCAGCTCAGTGGTCGCTCGGCGCGGGTGTTCCGGGTGCGGCCGGTCCTGATCCAGCTGATGCAGGCCCTGGCGTCGTTCTTCGAGCCGGGGGTGAACGTGGCCGAGCGGCTGGCGTTTGCGGAGGTCACCGGCGGCGGGGAGCCCCTCGATGCGCCGATGGAGGAGAGCTATGCCGCCTTCGGCCTCGATGCGGCTGAAACCACCCGGCTGGAGGACTACCTCAAGGAATACTTCGATCGCATCCTCAAACGGCTGAAGGAAATGGACGCCGACCTGGACAAGTCCGCCAAGAAGAAGCTTCCCTTCTGA
- a CDS encoding pseudouridine synthase: MSRVCRPAFSAQRASTLLFHKPYGVLSQFTPEPGSAWGALAEHIPVAGVYAAGRLDADSEGLLLLTSGGRLQQRLTDPRWGHWRRYWVQVEGTPDHDALEQLRQGLLVQGRRTLPARAERLEEPQWPARTPAIRHRLQVPTSWLQIELREGRNRQVRRMTAAVGLPTLRLIRVGLDLMDGGPVLDLTGLGPGQWRNVTAEEAERLDRLCGGAPFPGAVKKRQP, translated from the coding sequence ATGTCCCGCGTCTGCCGGCCTGCCTTCTCGGCCCAGCGGGCCAGCACCCTGCTGTTCCACAAGCCCTACGGGGTGCTCAGCCAGTTCACCCCCGAGCCCGGCAGCGCCTGGGGTGCCCTGGCGGAGCACATCCCAGTGGCCGGGGTCTATGCCGCCGGCCGCCTCGATGCCGACAGTGAGGGGCTGCTGCTGCTCACCTCCGGGGGGCGGCTACAGCAGCGGCTCACCGACCCCCGCTGGGGCCACTGGCGCCGCTACTGGGTACAGGTGGAGGGCACACCCGATCACGATGCGCTGGAGCAGCTGCGGCAGGGGCTGCTGGTGCAGGGCCGCCGGACCCTGCCGGCCCGGGCCGAGCGGCTGGAGGAGCCCCAGTGGCCAGCACGCACCCCAGCGATTCGCCATCGCCTGCAGGTGCCCACGAGCTGGCTGCAGATCGAGCTGCGGGAGGGGCGCAATCGCCAGGTGAGGCGCATGACCGCCGCCGTGGGCCTGCCCACCCTGCGGTTGATCCGGGTGGGCCTCGATCTGATGGATGGCGGCCCCGTGCTGGATCTCACCGGCCTCGGCCCCGGCCAGTGGCGGAACGTGACGGCGGAAGAGGCCGAGCGGCTGGATCGCCTGTGCGGCGGAGCGCCTTTCCCGGGCGCCGTAAAGAAGCGGCAGCCCTAG
- the infA gene encoding translation initiation factor IF-1: protein MIETSGVIEKEQGNGFYLVTLEQPAGHQCLCRAAGKLTKFRIKLLAGDKVLVEISPYDLTRGRITYRERNVGAGGPRPGGNRPGGPRRR, encoded by the coding sequence ATGATCGAGACTTCCGGCGTGATCGAGAAGGAACAGGGGAACGGGTTCTACCTGGTCACGTTGGAGCAGCCGGCAGGTCACCAGTGCCTGTGCCGCGCTGCCGGCAAGCTCACCAAGTTCCGCATCAAGCTGCTGGCCGGCGACAAGGTGCTGGTGGAGATCAGCCCCTACGACCTCACCCGCGGCCGCATCACCTACCGGGAGCGCAATGTCGGCGCCGGTGGGCCCCGTCCGGGCGGTAACCGCCCCGGTGGACCCAGGCGCCGCTGA
- the trxB gene encoding thioredoxin-disulfide reductase, which produces MAPDAISNGTENLVIVGSGPAGYTAAIYAARANLSPIVITGFQAGGIAGGQLMTTTHVENFPGFPDGILGPDLMDRIKAQAVRWGSRLIEADADAIDLSERPFRLLVDGQEIRTQSLILATGASANRLHLPSEARLWSAGISACAICDGATPQFRDAELAVVGGGDSACEEAVYLTKYGSHVHLIVRSDRLRASAAMADRVLANPAITVHWHSEPVDALGEQWLTGLSLRDRLSGETRVLAVRGLFYAIGHTPNTALVQDQLELDERGYVVVQPGQPTTSVEGVYAAGDVADAEWRQGVTAAGSGCQAALAAERWLSHHELAVTVSRAAVDPAPADQPAPTATSDTENFDPAARWQKGSFALRKLYHDSARPLLVVYTSPSCGPCHVLKPQLKRVLEELGDAAQGVEIDIEAEPAIAQQAGVSGTPTVQLFAGKELKQQWKGVKQRSEFRSAIEACLA; this is translated from the coding sequence ATGGCCCCCGACGCGATCAGCAACGGGACCGAGAACCTCGTGATCGTCGGCTCCGGCCCCGCCGGCTACACCGCCGCCATCTATGCCGCCCGGGCCAACCTTTCCCCGATCGTGATCACCGGCTTCCAGGCCGGCGGCATCGCCGGTGGCCAGCTGATGACCACCACCCATGTGGAGAACTTCCCCGGCTTCCCCGACGGCATCCTTGGGCCCGATCTGATGGACCGGATCAAGGCCCAGGCCGTGCGCTGGGGCTCGCGCCTCATCGAGGCGGACGCCGACGCCATCGACCTCTCCGAGCGCCCCTTCCGCCTGCTGGTGGACGGCCAGGAGATCCGCACCCAGTCCCTGATTCTCGCCACAGGCGCCAGCGCCAACCGCCTGCACCTGCCCAGCGAAGCCCGCCTCTGGAGCGCCGGCATCAGCGCCTGCGCCATCTGTGACGGGGCCACCCCCCAGTTCCGCGACGCTGAACTGGCGGTTGTGGGGGGCGGTGATTCCGCCTGCGAGGAGGCCGTCTACCTCACCAAATACGGCAGCCACGTGCATCTGATCGTGCGCTCCGATCGGCTGCGGGCCAGCGCCGCCATGGCCGATCGGGTGCTGGCCAACCCGGCGATCACCGTGCACTGGCACAGCGAACCGGTGGATGCCCTCGGGGAGCAATGGCTCACCGGTCTCAGCCTGCGGGACCGCCTGAGCGGCGAAACCCGCGTCCTGGCCGTGCGCGGCCTCTTCTACGCCATCGGCCACACCCCCAACACCGCCCTGGTTCAAGACCAGCTGGAGCTGGACGAGCGGGGCTATGTGGTGGTCCAGCCCGGACAACCCACCACCAGTGTCGAAGGCGTCTATGCCGCCGGAGACGTGGCCGATGCCGAGTGGCGCCAGGGCGTCACCGCCGCCGGCAGCGGCTGCCAGGCGGCCCTGGCGGCCGAGCGCTGGCTCAGCCACCACGAGCTGGCCGTCACCGTGAGTCGGGCGGCGGTGGACCCCGCCCCCGCCGATCAGCCGGCACCCACCGCCACCAGCGACACCGAGAACTTCGATCCAGCCGCCCGCTGGCAGAAAGGCAGCTTCGCCCTGCGCAAGCTCTACCACGACAGCGCCAGGCCGCTTCTGGTGGTCTACACCTCCCCGAGCTGTGGCCCCTGCCACGTGCTCAAGCCCCAGCTCAAGCGGGTGCTCGAAGAGCTGGGCGATGCCGCCCAGGGGGTGGAGATCGACATCGAAGCAGAACCGGCCATCGCCCAGCAGGCCGGGGTCAGCGGCACCCCCACGGTGCAGCTGTTTGCCGGCAAGGAACTCAAGCAGCAGTGGAAAGGGGTCAAGCAGCGCAGCGAATTCCGCAGCGCCATCGAGGCCTGCCTGGCCTGA
- a CDS encoding DEAD/DEAH box helicase, which yields MSAPSFDLGAARPAPGAPPSLRPRQWQSQLIGLLRRRLERPEPSGHDVLIHAGPGAGKTLGALLGFQRLHHEGRLSHFLVFCHRSSIASQWRGAAERLGLRLRDWDPDQPQDLAPREEREPWQGLLLTYQGAGRHRLALKQALAGAGIGRLLAIADEVHHLGVDPEEPDAAAWGHAFTSLSEPAALRLGLTGTPFRADNLAFCAARRVPVLEQGQTAWRIEPDLSVEPRQLIVAGDVRPLEFRFQDGWVDHGRAGAASGELEGSPLSVETRESWRARNLRRAIRLGDASSIALRLLLNARRRLERVRREHPQAGGLVIARDIAHARRITGLLEEEGDRVLLVHSQDPEAPQRLAAFQAGEAHWLVSIDMCAEGFDAPRLRVVAYLTTVVTRSRFVQAITRAVRMDGSRSSLEPIPRQPSFVYAPADPLLIGYARSWSLVEPYLVRSRPLPEEPCAGGSSAQGLPLQALADRAGAELRLGGPHLPAFLQS from the coding sequence ATGTCGGCCCCCTCCTTTGACTTGGGCGCGGCGCGGCCCGCCCCCGGGGCCCCGCCTTCCCTGCGGCCCCGCCAGTGGCAGAGCCAGCTGATCGGGCTCCTGCGCCGGCGCCTGGAGCGCCCCGAGCCCAGCGGCCACGATGTGCTGATCCACGCCGGCCCCGGCGCCGGCAAGACCCTGGGCGCCCTGCTGGGTTTCCAGCGCCTGCACCACGAGGGGCGCCTGAGCCATTTCCTGGTGTTCTGCCACCGCAGCTCGATCGCCTCCCAGTGGCGCGGCGCCGCCGAGCGCCTCGGCCTGCGGCTGCGGGACTGGGATCCCGACCAACCCCAGGATCTGGCACCCAGGGAGGAGCGCGAACCCTGGCAGGGGCTGCTGCTCACCTACCAGGGGGCGGGCCGCCACCGGCTGGCCCTGAAGCAGGCCCTCGCCGGGGCCGGGATCGGGCGGCTGCTGGCGATCGCCGATGAGGTGCACCACCTGGGGGTCGATCCCGAGGAACCGGACGCCGCCGCCTGGGGCCATGCCTTCACCAGCCTCAGCGAGCCTGCCGCCCTGCGCCTGGGGCTCACCGGCACACCGTTTCGCGCCGACAACCTGGCCTTCTGCGCCGCCCGCCGGGTGCCGGTGCTGGAGCAGGGCCAGACCGCCTGGCGCATCGAGCCCGACCTGAGCGTCGAGCCGCGGCAGCTGATCGTGGCCGGCGACGTGCGTCCGCTCGAATTCCGCTTCCAGGACGGCTGGGTGGACCACGGACGGGCGGGGGCGGCCAGCGGCGAACTGGAAGGCTCTCCGCTCTCGGTTGAAACCCGCGAGAGCTGGCGCGCCCGCAACCTGCGCCGGGCGATCCGCCTTGGAGACGCCAGCAGCATCGCCCTGCGGCTTCTGCTCAATGCCAGGCGCCGTCTGGAACGCGTGCGCCGGGAGCACCCCCAGGCCGGCGGACTGGTGATCGCCCGCGACATTGCCCACGCCCGCCGCATCACAGGACTGCTGGAGGAGGAAGGGGACCGGGTGCTGCTGGTGCACTCCCAGGACCCGGAGGCCCCCCAGCGACTGGCGGCCTTCCAGGCGGGGGAGGCTCATTGGCTGGTGAGCATCGACATGTGCGCCGAGGGCTTCGATGCCCCGCGGCTGCGGGTGGTGGCCTACCTGACCACCGTGGTGACCCGCAGCCGCTTCGTGCAGGCGATCACCCGGGCGGTGCGCATGGACGGCAGCCGCTCGTCGCTCGAGCCGATTCCGCGTCAGCCTTCGTTCGTTTATGCCCCGGCCGATCCGCTGCTGATCGGCTACGCCCGCAGCTGGTCACTGGTGGAGCCCTACCTGGTGCGCAGCCGTCCGCTGCCGGAGGAGCCCTGCGCCGGAGGCAGCTCGGCCCAGGGCCTGCCGCTGCAGGCCCTGGCGGACCGGGCAGGGGCGGAATTGCGGCTGGGGGGGCCCCACTTACCGGCGTTCCTGCAGTCCTGA
- a CDS encoding SDR family oxidoreductase, translating to MGLLAVSGASGKTGWRVVQEALGRGWSVRAIVRPDSELPEGLEGAEVVRLELGDGPALRAALEGVDALVIATGARPSIDLTGPLRVDALLVRAQAEACQAAGVRRLVLVSSLCSGRWLHPLNLFGLILLWKGLGERWLAGSGLDWTVIRPGGLNENEENLEAQGIRFSGPDQQESNSIPRRLVARVTLDALDDPAAIGRIIEITSGEAVPRQELSRWLQAA from the coding sequence ATGGGTTTGTTGGCGGTGAGCGGGGCTTCCGGCAAGACCGGCTGGCGGGTGGTGCAGGAGGCCCTGGGGCGCGGCTGGAGCGTTCGGGCGATCGTGCGCCCCGACTCCGAGCTGCCCGAGGGTCTCGAGGGGGCCGAGGTGGTGCGGCTGGAGCTGGGCGATGGCCCGGCCCTGCGCGCGGCCCTTGAGGGGGTCGACGCCCTGGTGATCGCCACCGGCGCCCGCCCTTCGATCGACCTCACGGGCCCGCTGCGGGTGGATGCCCTGCTGGTGCGGGCCCAGGCCGAGGCCTGCCAGGCGGCGGGGGTGCGCCGGCTGGTGCTGGTGAGCTCGCTCTGCAGCGGCAGGTGGCTGCACCCGCTGAATCTGTTTGGCCTGATCCTGCTCTGGAAGGGGCTGGGGGAGCGCTGGTTGGCAGGCAGCGGCCTGGATTGGACGGTGATTCGTCCCGGTGGCCTCAACGAGAACGAGGAGAACCTGGAGGCCCAGGGCATCCGCTTCTCCGGTCCGGACCAGCAGGAGAGCAACAGCATCCCCCGGCGCCTGGTGGCCCGGGTGACGCTTGATGCCCTGGACGATCCGGCGGCGATCGGGCGGATCATCGAGATCACCAGCGGTGAGGCGGTGCCGCGGCAGGAGCTGAGCCGCTGGCTCCAGGCCGCCTGA
- a CDS encoding NAD(P) transhydrogenase subunit alpha, with protein sequence MTTVLVPRERRSGETRVAATPETVKRLLARGARVWIEAEAGRAAGYSDAAFNEAGAEVFPTSESLERWRQADVVLSVQAPLLSSEGGDGRLEALPAGSLVLGLLDPYRNQALIDQLELGRVSSLALELLPRISRAQAMDVLSSQANIAGYKAVLLAAAALDRFFPMLMTAAGTVQPAKVVVLGAGVAGLQAVATARRLGAVVRVSDVRPAAREQVESLGARFIEPPQLEEAPGEAGGYAREAGAVFQEAQRQILAKQLEDADVVICTAQVPGRPAPLLITEEMLAGMRPGSVVVDLAVAQGGNCASSRADAEEWVGGVLVIGAGNLAATVPQHASALYARNLAALLEVVLKEGTIHIDPEDPLLDPCLLTHGGACRRPDLRPARTEATA encoded by the coding sequence TTGACGACTGTGTTGGTTCCGCGGGAGCGGCGCTCCGGGGAGACCCGGGTGGCGGCCACCCCTGAGACCGTGAAGCGCCTGCTGGCCCGGGGGGCACGGGTCTGGATCGAAGCCGAAGCCGGCCGGGCGGCCGGCTACAGCGATGCGGCCTTCAACGAAGCGGGGGCGGAGGTGTTCCCCACCTCCGAGAGCCTCGAGCGCTGGCGCCAGGCCGATGTGGTTCTGTCGGTGCAGGCACCGCTGCTGAGCTCGGAGGGGGGTGATGGTCGGCTGGAGGCCCTGCCGGCGGGCAGCCTGGTGCTGGGCCTGTTGGATCCCTACCGCAACCAGGCCCTGATCGACCAGCTGGAACTGGGCCGGGTGTCGTCCCTGGCGCTGGAGCTGCTGCCGCGGATCAGCCGGGCCCAGGCGATGGATGTGCTCTCGTCCCAGGCCAACATCGCCGGCTACAAGGCCGTGCTGCTGGCCGCCGCAGCCCTGGATCGCTTCTTCCCGATGCTGATGACAGCGGCAGGCACGGTGCAGCCCGCCAAGGTGGTGGTGCTGGGCGCCGGCGTGGCGGGCCTGCAGGCGGTGGCCACGGCCCGCCGGCTCGGAGCGGTGGTCCGGGTGAGTGATGTGCGCCCCGCCGCCCGCGAACAGGTGGAATCGCTTGGGGCCCGGTTCATCGAGCCACCCCAGCTGGAGGAGGCTCCTGGTGAGGCGGGGGGCTATGCCCGTGAGGCCGGAGCCGTGTTCCAGGAGGCCCAGCGCCAGATCCTCGCCAAGCAGCTCGAGGACGCCGATGTGGTGATCTGCACGGCCCAGGTGCCCGGTCGGCCGGCACCGTTGCTGATCACCGAGGAGATGCTGGCGGGGATGCGCCCGGGGTCGGTGGTGGTCGACCTGGCGGTGGCCCAGGGGGGCAACTGCGCCTCCAGCCGGGCCGACGCCGAGGAGTGGGTGGGCGGAGTGCTGGTGATCGGGGCGGGCAATCTGGCGGCCACGGTGCCCCAGCACGCCAGCGCGCTCTACGCCCGCAACCTGGCCGCCCTGCTGGAGGTGGTGCTCAAGGAGGGCACGATCCACATCGATCCGGAGGATCCCTTGCTGGACCCCTGCCTGCTCACCCATGGGGGGGCCTGCCGGCGCCCCGATCTACGTCCCGCCCGCACGGAGGCCACAGCATGA
- a CDS encoding NAD(P) transhydrogenase subunit alpha: protein MSETFSLSEALWVLLLGSLLGFELIGKVPPTLHTPLMSGANAISGITLLAALALIGQATTPALRLVGAVALGFALFNVVGGFLVTDRMLAMFRRRGPAS, encoded by the coding sequence ATGAGCGAAACGTTTTCCCTTTCCGAGGCCCTCTGGGTGCTGCTGCTGGGCAGCCTCCTGGGCTTCGAGCTGATCGGCAAGGTGCCGCCCACCCTGCACACGCCCTTGATGTCGGGGGCCAACGCGATCAGCGGCATCACTCTTTTGGCGGCCCTGGCCCTGATCGGTCAGGCCACGACCCCGGCCCTGCGCCTGGTGGGGGCGGTGGCGCTGGGCTTTGCCCTGTTCAACGTGGTGGGAGGTTTCCTGGTGACCGATCGGATGCTGGCGATGTTCCGCCGTCGGGGGCCGGCCTCATGA
- a CDS encoding NAD(P)(+) transhydrogenase (Re/Si-specific) subunit beta: protein MSHLAIDLGAVLLLALGLKGLSRIRTARWANGLAAAAMGLAVVGLLLDQGLAGWPWMLLGLVLGSSVGAVVAYKVPMTSMPEVVALFNGCGGVASLLVALGASALPTPLGLLAVLSVLVSVLVGSITFSGSIVAMGKLQGWLPTPGWMLLPQRHGVNITLALLALASSVLVLNGLPAGLPALTVFSLLLGVGLTLPVGGADMPVVISLLNSYSGVAAAAAGFVVGSQLLIVAGAMVGAAGLILTQVMCTGMNRSLTSVLFGGALGGGATASGDDGQGYTSVTSCSAEECALTLEQAERVVFVPGYGLAVAQAQHGLKELARLLEQHGIEVSYAIHPVAGRMPGHMNVLLAEADVPYEQLIEMDVINPDFPRTDVVIVLGANDVVNPQAKNDPSSPLYGMPVLEVDQARSVFVVKRSLGSGYSGIRNSLFELPQTSMVFGDAKQVLLALTQELRALGVGKQAVGASS, encoded by the coding sequence ATGAGCCACCTCGCGATCGATCTGGGGGCGGTGCTGCTGCTGGCCCTGGGGCTCAAGGGACTCTCGCGGATCCGCACGGCCCGCTGGGCCAATGGCCTGGCGGCGGCGGCGATGGGCCTGGCGGTGGTGGGTCTGTTGCTCGACCAGGGCCTGGCCGGCTGGCCGTGGATGCTGTTGGGGCTGGTGCTGGGCAGCAGCGTGGGTGCCGTGGTGGCCTACAAGGTGCCGATGACCTCGATGCCGGAGGTGGTGGCCCTGTTCAACGGCTGTGGCGGTGTGGCCTCGCTGCTGGTGGCGCTCGGCGCTTCGGCCCTGCCCACGCCCCTGGGCCTGCTGGCGGTGTTGTCGGTGCTGGTGTCGGTTCTGGTGGGCTCGATCACCTTCAGCGGTTCGATCGTGGCGATGGGCAAGTTGCAGGGATGGCTGCCGACCCCCGGCTGGATGCTCCTGCCCCAGCGCCATGGGGTCAACATCACCCTGGCCCTGCTCGCTCTGGCCAGTTCCGTTCTGGTGCTCAACGGTCTGCCGGCTGGTCTGCCGGCGCTCACGGTCTTCTCCCTGCTGCTCGGGGTCGGGCTCACCCTGCCCGTGGGCGGCGCCGACATGCCTGTGGTGATCTCGCTGCTCAACTCCTATTCCGGCGTGGCGGCGGCGGCGGCGGGCTTCGTGGTCGGCAGCCAGCTGCTGATCGTCGCCGGCGCCATGGTCGGGGCGGCCGGGCTGATCCTGACCCAGGTGATGTGCACGGGCATGAACCGCTCGCTCACCTCGGTGCTGTTCGGCGGTGCCCTCGGCGGCGGCGCCACGGCCAGCGGCGACGACGGCCAGGGCTACACCTCGGTCACCTCCTGCAGCGCCGAGGAGTGTGCCCTGACCCTGGAGCAGGCGGAGCGGGTGGTGTTCGTGCCGGGCTACGGCCTGGCGGTGGCCCAGGCCCAGCACGGGCTCAAGGAACTGGCCCGGCTGCTGGAGCAGCACGGGATCGAGGTGAGCTACGCGATCCACCCGGTGGCGGGGCGCATGCCCGGCCACATGAATGTGCTGCTGGCGGAGGCGGATGTGCCCTACGAGCAGCTGATCGAGATGGATGTGATCAACCCCGATTTCCCGCGCACGGATGTGGTGATCGTGCTGGGGGCCAATGACGTGGTGAACCCCCAGGCCAAGAACGATCCCAGCAGCCCCCTTTACGGGATGCCCGTGCTGGAGGTGGATCAGGCCCGTTCGGTGTTCGTCGTCAAGCGCAGCCTGGGCTCGGGCTATTCCGGGATCCGCAATTCTCTGTTCGAGCTGCCCCAGACCTCGATGGTGTTTGGCGATGCCAAGCAGGTTCTGCTAGCTCTGACCCAGGAGCTGCGGGCGTTGGGTGTCGGCAAACAGGCGGTGGGAGCCTCCTCCTGA